The DNA window CCATTCCCGAGTGGACGGGCGGGCTGTGCAAGGCGCCGGCCGGGTATAGCCCGAAGCAGGGGGCGCAGGCAGGCGGGGCGCCGTACATCGACCCCGTCGCCGCCGACAAGCCGCTGTTCCGCATCACGCGCGCTAACCTCGCGCAATATGCCGACAAGATCGACGACGGCACGAAGGAGCTGTTCCGGCGCTATCCGACGTTCGCCATCGATATCTATCCGACGCGCCGCCTGGCGTGCTACGCGGACTGGGTGTACGAGAACACCGCCAAGCGCATCAACCAACCGAAACTGGTCGGCAACGCGCCGGGCATCACGGGCGCGCATGCGCAAGTGCCGTTCCCGATTCCCAAGAGCGGTGCGGAAGTCATGTGGAACGTGATCCTCAAATTCGAGCCGGTGCGCTACCGCTTCAAGCTCGATGCCGGCCTGATGGATACCTCAGGAACGTTCACCCGCGCATCGTTCCAGGTTGCCGACACCGAAAACCTGTACTGGGACAATACCGTGACGTCGCTGCCGGAAGACAAGCCCTACCGCAGGCAAGTGGCCTCGAACCTGGAGCCGGCGTCGCAGGCGGGCCTGGCCACCTTGCGCGTCGCCTTCCTGCGCCAGGATCAGCATGACGACATGGCATGGAGCTATGTGCCCGGCCAGCGCCGGGTGCGCCTTGCGCCCGAGTTCAAGTACGACACCGTCTCGACCACGTCCGGTGGCCTGTTGATTTTCGATGAAATCGGCGGCTTCGACGGCAAGCTCGACAAGTACAACTGGAAGCTCCTCGGCAAGCGCGAGATGTACATCCCTGCCAATGACTACCGGTTCCTCGCCGCGACGACCGAGGAAACGATGAAGAAGGACCACGCCAACCCGGACCTGTTCCGCTGGGAGCTGCGCCGGGTGTGGGTAGTCGAAGGGTCGCTGAAGGAGGGCGAGCGCCATGTCCAGCAGAAGAAGGTGTTCCTGGTCGACGAAGACAGCTGGGTATCGCCGGTCTATTACAGCGTCGATCACTCCGGCAAGATTCACCACTTGATGCACCTGCCGCCGATCCAGGAATACGACAAGCCCGGTACGCGTACCGGCGCATTCGTGCTGTACGACATGCCGCGCAACCTGTATGGCTTCCAGACCAAGCCGCAAGGGCGTCCCGACCAGTTCGGCTACATGAAAGTCTCGGCTTACCCGAGCAATTTCTTCACGCCGGACTCGCTGGCTGGACGCGGGGTACGCTGACATGCGGGCCGTCCACACGCTGTTGCTGGCGGCCCTCGCGCTGCCGGCCGGTGCAGGCACGCAGCCGACCCGCGATCCGCTCGATGCGCCGGCGGCGCCGACCCGGCTGGCCGCCTCGACCCAGCTGTCCGGTGTGACGCAGGCAGGCAACCGGCTCGTCGCGGTCGGCATCCGGGGCCTGATCGTCACGTCGGACGACGGCGGCGCAACGTGGTCGCAACGCCCGGCGCCGGTGTCGTCGGATCTGTTGGCCGTGCATTTCCCGACCCCGGCCCTGGGGTGGGCCGTCGGTCACGACGGCGTGGTGCTGCACAGCGCGGATGGCGGCGCCAGCTGGGTGAAGCAGTTCGATGGCCGGCAGGCCGCCCAGCAATTGACGGCCCATTTCAAGCGCCTGGCGGATGGCGGCGACAAGGTCGCCGCGCGCCTGCTCGAGGATACCCGCCTGAATTACGAGAACGGTCCCGAGCAGGCTTTGCTGGATGTCTGGTTCGAGGACGCGCAGCATGGGTTCGTGTGCGGGTCGTTCGGCACGCTGTTCGCCACGAGCGACGGCGGCAAGAGCTGGCAATCATGGGTGGAGAAGGTCGAGGCGGACAACGCGCTGCACCTGAATGCGATCCGCGGCGTGGGCGATGACATCTATATCGCCTCCGAGAAGGGCATCGTGTTCAGGCTCGACCGCGCGCGCCAGCGCTTTGTCCGTACCGACACCGGTTATGCCGGCAGTTTTTTCACGCTGGCCGGCAATGGCGGGATCGTGCTGGCCGGCGGCCTGCGCGGTACCGCCTACCGCTCGGCGGATCAGGGGAAAACCTGGCAAAAGCTCGATACCGGTACCAATGCTTCGATCACGGGCGCCGCGGCGCCACGCGACCGGCTCCTGCTCGTCAGCCAGAACGGCAGCCTGCTGGTGAGTGACGACGCCGGTGCCTCGTTCCGCCGGTTGCGCGTGCCGCGTCCGAGCGTCTTGTCCGGCATCGTGCAGAGCGCGCCGGGAAAGGCGGTCGTGGTGGGGGCCAATGGCGTGCAGCAGGTCGCACTGCAGTAGCGCCGCCTGCGCCGCGCGTTTTTACCCAAGCTGTCCTAGTCACGGAGTTCAGGCATGTCATCTTCACACCAGGCAATCGAACTGCCTGTCATCACCGACCCGGCCAAATTCGATACCCGTAGCGGGTCATGGCTGGAACGGGTCATCTTCAATCACCGGCCGCTCATGCTCGTCATCTGCGCGGTCGTGACACTGTTCCTCGGCTGGCAGGCGACGAAGCTGCCTGTCAACGCGAGCTTCGAAAAGATGATCCCGAGTTCGCATCCCTACATCAAGAATTATTTCGCCAGCCGCCAGTCGTTGCGCGGCATGGGCAACGCGATCCGGATCTCGGTCGAGAACACCCGGGGCGACATCTATGATCGCGAGTATCTGCTCGCGCTGCAGAAGATCAACGACAAGGTCTACCTGATGCCCGGTGTCGATCGGGCATGGATGCGGGGGCTGTGGACGACCAGCCTGCGCTGGACCGAGATCACCGAGGAGGGATACCGCGGCGGTCCGGTGATGCCCGACCGCTGGGACGGCAGCCCCGAATCGATGCGCCAGCTGCAGACCAATATTGCGCGGGCGGGAATCATCGGCAATTTTGTGGCCGACAACCTGAAGTCGACGATGATCGTGGTGCCGCTGGTGGAAAAGAACCCCGAGACCGGCGAGCAACTCGATTACGCCGAGTTCTCGCGCCGCCTGGAAAGTGAAGTGCGCTCGTTCGACGGCCCGCATGTGAAGGTCCATATCGTCGGCTTCGCCAAGCTCGTCGGGGACCTGATCGACGGCCTGTACGACGTGATGAAATATTTCGCGTTATCGGTCTTGATCGCGGCCGCCTGCGTCTACACGTACACCCGCTGCCTGCGCAGCACGTTGCTCCTGGTCGGGTCGGCCATGCTCGGGGTCGTCTGGTTGCTGGGCCTCCTGCACCTGCTCGGTTATGTGCTGGATCCGTATTCGATCCTGGTGCCGTTCCTGATCTTCGCCATCGGCCTGTCGCACGGCGCGCAGAAGATGAACGGGATCATGCAGGACGTCGGGCGCGGCACGCACAAGTATGTCGCGGCGCGCTACACGTTCCGCCGCCTGTTCCTGGCCGGCCTGACGGCCCTGCTGACCAATATCGTCGGCTTCGCGGTCCTCGTCATCATCGACATTCCCGCGATCCGCGACATGGCCATCACGACCAGTGTCGGCGTGACGGTGCTGATCTTTACCAAGCTGGTCCTGATTCCGGTGCTGTTGTCCTACACCGGCGTGAACGCCGCAGCGGCTCGGCGCAGCGTAAGAATGGAACAGGCGGTACCGAGCGGCCTGGCAGGCATGGTGCGGCGCGGCCTGATCGCGCTGTGCCAGCGGCGGTATGCGACCGTCGCCATCCTCGGCGCGGTCGCGCTGGCGGCGGTAGCGATGGTGGTGCGCCGGGATATCCAGATCGGCGACTTGAATCCGGGGGCGCCCGAACTGCGGGCCGACTCCCGCTACAACCGGGATAACGCGTTCATTACCGCGAATTATGCGCTGTCCACCGACCAGTTCGTCGTCGTGATCAAGACCCCACCCACCGAGTGTTTCGGCTACGACAACCTGGTCGAGTCGGATCGCCTGGGCGCAGCGCTGCGCCAACTCGACGGCGTGCAGACCACCCTGTCGCTGGCGGATGGCATCCGGCGTGGCACGTCGGGCCTGTTCGAAGGCAATCCGAAGTGGCAGGCGCTGTCGCGCAACACGACCAACCGCTCGCAGGCCTTCGCGATTTTCCAGGGCGACCGGCCGGAGCTGGCCGACCGCACCTGCGCATACACGCCATTGGTGGCCTACCTCAAGGACCACAAGGCGGCAACGTTGACGCGGGTGGTGGACGCGGTGGAGCAATTCGCGGCACAGCATAATGGTCCGCGGCGCGAATTCCAGCTCGCGGCCGGGAATGCCGGTATCGAGGCGGTCACCAATATCGTCGTCAAGAAAAGCTTCTGGACCATGCATTTCGTGCTGTATGGCGCCGTCATCCTGCTCTGCTTCGTGACGTTCCGCAGCTGGCGCGCCACGGTCGTTGCCGTCATCCCGCTGATGTTGACGTCGGTGATGTGCGAAGCCCTGATGGTATGGCTGAACATCGGTATCAAGGTGGCCGTGCTGCCGGTCATCGCGGTCGGCGTCGGCGTCGGCGTCGACTATGCGCTGTACCTGCTGAGCGTCCAGCTGTCCCTGCAACGGCAGGGCGCGACACTGGCCGAAGCCTATGCGCGCTCGTTGGACTTTACCGGCAAGATCGTCGGCCTGGTCGGGGTGACGATGGCCGCCGGCGTGATCACCTGGGTCTGGTCTCCCATCAAGTTCCAGGCCGATATGGGCATCCTGCTGACGTTTATGTTCCTGTGGAACATGATCGGTGCCTTGATCCTGATTCCGGCGCTGTCACGGTTCCTGCTGTGCACCCGCGCCGACAAGGGCGGCAAGCCGGTTGCGCATGCGGCCGCCGGCCTGCCGGTCGCGGCCGCGAAACGCTGAAGTCCGGCTGCTGTCGACGGCAGTAGCGGCGATACGACCATTTGACAAGGAAGTCGCTACATGATGCACGTGAAATTTCTTGATGGGCAAGTCAAGCAGTTGCTGATCGACGGCCGCCACGTGCCGGCGCGTTCCGGACGCTGCTTCGATTCCATCAATCCAGCCAACGGCAAGTTGCTGGCGCAAGTGGCGCAAGGGGCGGCCGAGGACATCGACCTCGCGGTACAGGCGGCCCGGCGCGCGTTCGAAGGCGCATGGTCGACGTTCAACCCCTACGACCGGCAAATGGCGCTGCTGCGCCTGGCCGACCTGGTCGATGCGCATGCCGACGAGCTGGGGGCGCTCGACACGCTCGACATGGGCGGGCCGGTTGCCTACGCTGCCAGCCGGCGCCAGCGCGCGGTCGCCATGTTGCGCTACTACGCCGGGCAGGCGACGACGGTCCATGGCCAGACGATCGACAATTCGCAGCCGGGTGATATCTTCACCTACACCGTCAAGGAACCGCTGGGCGTCGTGGGGGCCATTATTCCGTGGAACGGCCCCTTGTTCATGGCAATCTGGAAGATCGCGCCGGCGCTCGCGGCCGGCTGCACGGTCGTCCTGAAGCCGGCCGAACAAGCGCCGCTGTCGTCTCTGCGCCTGGGCGAATTGTGCCTGGAGGCGGGCATTCCCCCTGGTGTCGTCAACGTGGTCCCCGGATTCGGCGCCGCCGGCGCCGCGCTGGCCGAGCATCCGGACGTCGACAAGATCACCTTCACCGGTTCCACCGAAGTGGGCCAGAAGATCATCCGTGCGTCCGCCGGCAACATCAAGCGCGTGACGGTCGAACTGGGCGGGAAATCGCCGAATATCGTGTTCGCGGATGCCGACCTGGACGCGGCGGTGCCGGGTGCCGCGATGGCCATCTTCGCCAATTCGGGGCAGGTCTGCAGCGCAGGCTCGCGGCTATTCGTGGAACGTCCGATTTACGATGAGTTCGTCGAGAAGGTCGCGGCCTTTGCCAACCGGTTGCGCGTCGGTGACCCGATGGACCCGGCCACGCAGATGGGGCCGGTGGTGTCGCACGAACAGCTGGAGCGCGTCGTCGGCTACCTGGGCGTCGGACGGGAACAAGGCGCGCGCCTTGCCGCGGGCGGCGCGCGGATCAGCGAAGGCGCGCTCGCGGCGGGCTATTTCGTGCGGCCGACCGTGTTTGCGGATGTCCGGGACGACATGCGCATCGCTCGCGAAGAAATCTTTGGGCCGGTGGTCGCCGCGTTGCCGTTCGATGATATCGAGGACGTCGTCAGGCGCGGCAACGCGACGACGTTCGGCCTGGGGAGCGGCATATGGACGCGCAGCATCGGCAACGCCCACCGCGTGGCGAAGGGCCTGAAGGCGGGATCGGTGTGGGTCAACTGCTATCAGCAGATGGATCCCGCGATGCCATTCGGCGGCTACAAGATGAGCGGCTACGGCCGCGAAGGCGGCGCGGCGCACGTGGAAGAATTCATGAACACGAAGGCAGTCTGGATCAAGACCGCCTGAGGCGGCCCCGGCGCCCTTTCAGCCCGCCGCGCGGGCAGGTGCGGCCGGACGTCCGAGCGCGGCCCAGGCGGCGGCGCTCTGGGCGACCGGCCGGCCCACTTCCCCGGCCAGCGCCACCGCCGCGGCCACCGTTTCGCTGTTGGTCAGCGAGGTGCGGCCGGCGGCGTCTTCGATTCCCACCCGCAGATGGCCGCCCCGTTCGACCGCATAGCGCGCCAGCGGCGTATCGAGGAGCGCGTCGCCCAGCACGCCGACGCTCCACGCGAGGCCGGTCCCTTCCAGCATCGACAGGTAAGCGTCCAGCGCCGGCTTGTTGGGGGGAAGGCCGAAGTTCAGCGCGCGCTTGCCGATCTTGACGAGGCTGTACTCGCCGCCGAAATAGAGCTTGATGACGGAACCCGCGGGCAGCCGGCCCTTGGCGTGCTGCGCCAGTGCCCAGCGCAGGTTGAACGGCTCGGATACGCCGACCGCCACCGGAAGATTCAGCTCGTGCGCCAGGCCCAGCGTATGGTTGGCGTCGTCGAACGAAAAGCGGGTCTTGTTGGCGCCGACCGGCAGGCCGTCGTCGTCCAGCTGGCCGGAAAAGGCGCCGCCCGGATCGACCGGCAGCAGATCGAGTACACCGGCCAATGCCAGCGGACGCACATGCCCCAGCCAGTCCTGCACCGCCGCGCCGCTCAGGAAATCCGGGTACAGCAAGGCCCCTGGATGACTGGCCTTGACGGCCTTGCCCATGGCGAGCATCTCGTCGGTGGCGGCGCCGGCGTCGAAGCGCATGTCGTGGTGATGGTGGATGATCGCGGCGCCCGCCGCGAGGCAGGCCTGCGCCTCGCTGACCATGCCGTGCTGGTCCCAGACGGGGGCGGCGGAACGGTAGGGACAGATCGCGGCTTCGATGACCAGGGGCGTGTCGGATGGCTTCATGATGTCCTTGTGGTGGTGGCAGGAGATTACAGCGGACGCCGGCCCAGCAGCCTGTCGCATGCGCTCGCCGAGCGGGCAAAGCACAGCGCGGCCAGCGGCAGGCAGACGCCCGCGCCGGTCATGATGGCGAGACGCAGCGAGCTGGCGCCGCTGTACAGGTCGCTCAGCATGCCGACGGCCAGCGGACCGACACCGTAGCCGACCAGGTTGGAGAACACTTGCATCGACGCGGACGTGGTGCCGCGCATGTTCGGCGCCGTGAGGCCGAGCATGTTGCCATACGCGGCGGGAAAGGCGACGAAGATGCACATCATCGTCGCACACAGCAGCGCGAGCGTCAGGAACGGCGTGCCGGCCTTGACGTTCAGCGCCAGGACGGCGAACGCGGCGGCGCAAAGGCAACTGCCCATCGCCAGGTCCATCCGGCGGCGCGCGTTGGCCCTGGCCAGGCGGTCGCTCAGGAAGCCGCCGATGAAGGAGCCGACCGAGGAAAAGATGCCTGCCGCGAGCGCGACCGAGAAACCCGCTTCCTTGATATTGAAGCCGTGCACGCGCATCATCAGGGCGGGGAGCCAGGCGGCGATCGTGGACACGCCGCCGGCGGCAAAGCAGACACCCAGCACCAGGTTGCGCATGGCGGCATTCCCGGTCACGTAGCGCAGCACGGTGGAAACGCTCGCCGCCTTGACATTGTCGCGTCCGCGATGCGCCTCGGTCGCGCCGCGGCGCGGCTCGCGCACGGTCAGCACGCACAACACCGCCAGCACGATGCCTGGTATCCCGGCGACCATCATCGACGTACGCCATCCGAAGTGCGCCGTCATGTAGCCGCCGATGAAAACGCTGGTGACGGCGCCCATGCCGGTCGCGAGGAAGAAGTAGCCGACCGCGGTGGAGCGGCGCGATGGCGGAAACAGGTCCGAGATCAGCGACAGGCTCGTTGGCGGTCCGCCCGCTTCCGAGGCGCCGACACCCATGCGCGTGATCAGCAGGTGCAGGTAATTGGTGGCGAATCCGGCGAGTGCCGTCATGCCGCTCCAGATCGCCACTAGCGCGGCAAGCAGGCGGACCCGGTTCATACGGTCGATCAACAGCCCGATGGGGATGCCGGCGATGGCGAACGTGGCGCCGTACGCGAGGCCGGTCATCAGGCCGATCTGGCTGTCGGACAAGTGGAATTCCCTGCGGACGGGTTCGACGATGATGGAGATCATCGTGCGGTCGAGGAAGTGACAGGCACTGATCAGTGTCAGGATCAGCAGCGCATACCAGTTGCGCGCGGGGACGCGATCCTCCTGCGCGGGGCGGTCGGTGTTGGCGAGGGGTTCGTTGAGTTGCATGATCGTCTCCTGCGCGCGCCGTGGCGGCGCCGCGTCGATTGTTATGGGTGTCCGGCCGCCGGCGCGGGCGCGCCGAACCGGCGTTCGAGGAACTGCAGCATGGCGCCGTTGAAAGCGTCGTTCTTGTCGCCGGCGATCATGTGTCCCGCGCCGTCGATGTCCGCATATTCCAGGTGCGGAATGTGGGCACGCAGTTCCGCGACGCCTGCTTCACTGACGACGTCGCTTTGGCGGCCGCGCACCAGCAGGACCGGGATGGCGATGCGATCGGCGGCCTCGAGCATGCATTCGGTCATATGAGCCAGCGCCGCGTGGCGATCGGCGGCGAAATGGGCCGGGTCCCAGTGCCAGTACCAGCGTCCGTTCGCCCGCAGGCGCAGGTTCTTGCGCAAGCCGTCCGGATTGGGCTGGCGCGGCCGGTGCGGCGTATAGGCCGCGACGGCCCGGGCCGCCTCGTCGATGCTGGCGAAGCCGTCCGGATTGGCGTGCATGAAACGGTGGATCTGGTCCACGCCTTCCGGTTCGAGGCGCGGGGCGACATCCACCAGCACCAGCGCGCTGGCCAGGTCCGGCAGGCGGCCGCAGGCGACGAGCGCCGCGACGCCGCCCATCGATGCTCCCACGAGGGCGGGGCGGCCGCCCATCTGGCGGACGATCGCACGCAGGTCCGCGACTTGCCACGCCAGCGTGTATTCTCCCGCGTCCACCCAGTCGGATTCGCCGTGGCCGCGTGCATCGACGGACACGACGTGGTAGCCGGCGGCGATCAGGTCGCGCTGGGCCTGACCCCATGAGTGGCGGGTCTGGCCGCCGCCGTGAAGCAGGAGCACGCCCGGCGCGCCCGGATCGCCCCCGGCGTCCGCCGCCAGGCGGTTGCCGCCGGCTCCGGTGAAGCTGCACGGCACGATGGTGTCCAGGCGGGGGATGGCGGCCATGGTCAACGCTTCTTCAGGACGATTGTGGATTTTTCGCGGTCCCAGGTGGACGGCGTCACGCCTTCGTCGCGGAGTTCGAACTTCTGCACCTTGCCGACCGGGCTGCGCGGGAATTCCTTGCGAAACTCGATATAGCGCGGCACCGCGTAGTACGGCAGCTGGTCGATCGCCCAGCGGCACAGTTCTTCTTCCGCAAGCACGGCGCCGTCCTTGAGGATGACGGTGACCTTCAGCTCATCCTCGCCCAGCTTGTCGAGTACCGCGTGGGCGGCGACATCTTCGACCGCGTCGTGGGCGCGGAAGGCATTTTCCACCTCGAAGCTGGAAATGTTCTCGCCGCGGCGGCGCAGGTAATCCTTCTTGCGGTCGACGAAGAAGAAGTAGCCGTCGGCATCGATCTTGCCGATGTCGCCCGTATGGAACCACAGGTTCTTCATCACCTTCAGCGTCTCTTCTGGGCGTTTCCAGTAGCCGTCGAACATGATGCCGGGCATGCGCGGGCGGACGATCAGTTCCCCCGGCGTGCCGGGCGGAAGCTCGTTGTCGTTGTCGTCGACGATGCGGATGTCGAACCATTCGTTGCGCATGCCCGAACTCCCCGGCTTGGCGGGCGTCCCGTACGGCAGCACCGTCATCAGCGAGCACTCGGTCAGGCCGAAACAGCCGGATGCGGTGTAGCGCAATCCGAATCGTTCCTTCCACTGTGCCTGGATCGCCGGCGGGAAGGGCGCGCCCCACGCTGCGTTCAACTGGCCGTAGCAGCGCTTCATCGCGTCGTTGTCCGGGGCATTGGCCAGCATGGGGAACATCGCACCGAGAATCGAGACTTCGGTGGCCTTGGTGCGCTCGATCTCGGGCCAGAAATTCGAGACCGAAAAACGTGGATACAGCGAGACGCGTGCGCCGACCATCATGTTCGCCATGACCGTCGAGCAGACCGCGTTCATATGGAACAACGGGAGCGGTGTCCACGTATGCGTGGAGGCGTCGCGGTTGGTCATGCGCAGCATCTGCTGGCAGAATACGTAGCAATAGTTATGGCTGATCATGCAGCCCTTGGACGGACCGGTCGTGCCGCCGGTGTAGACCAGCATCGCCAGGTCGCCCGGCTTGACGTTGACGTCGGGGTCGCTGGCGTCG is part of the Massilia putida genome and encodes:
- a CDS encoding DUF1329 domain-containing protein, which codes for MQKTIHIIAAAAAGLALALPALAEVTAEEARQLGTTLTPMGAERAGNKAGTIPEWTGGLCKAPAGYSPKQGAQAGGAPYIDPVAADKPLFRITRANLAQYADKIDDGTKELFRRYPTFAIDIYPTRRLACYADWVYENTAKRINQPKLVGNAPGITGAHAQVPFPIPKSGAEVMWNVILKFEPVRYRFKLDAGLMDTSGTFTRASFQVADTENLYWDNTVTSLPEDKPYRRQVASNLEPASQAGLATLRVAFLRQDQHDDMAWSYVPGQRRVRLAPEFKYDTVSTTSGGLLIFDEIGGFDGKLDKYNWKLLGKREMYIPANDYRFLAATTEETMKKDHANPDLFRWELRRVWVVEGSLKEGERHVQQKKVFLVDEDSWVSPVYYSVDHSGKIHHLMHLPPIQEYDKPGTRTGAFVLYDMPRNLYGFQTKPQGRPDQFGYMKVSAYPSNFFTPDSLAGRGVR
- a CDS encoding WD40/YVTN/BNR-like repeat-containing protein: MRAVHTLLLAALALPAGAGTQPTRDPLDAPAAPTRLAASTQLSGVTQAGNRLVAVGIRGLIVTSDDGGATWSQRPAPVSSDLLAVHFPTPALGWAVGHDGVVLHSADGGASWVKQFDGRQAAQQLTAHFKRLADGGDKVAARLLEDTRLNYENGPEQALLDVWFEDAQHGFVCGSFGTLFATSDGGKSWQSWVEKVEADNALHLNAIRGVGDDIYIASEKGIVFRLDRARQRFVRTDTGYAGSFFTLAGNGGIVLAGGLRGTAYRSADQGKTWQKLDTGTNASITGAAAPRDRLLLVSQNGSLLVSDDAGASFRRLRVPRPSVLSGIVQSAPGKAVVVGANGVQQVALQ
- a CDS encoding efflux RND transporter permease subunit, giving the protein MSSSHQAIELPVITDPAKFDTRSGSWLERVIFNHRPLMLVICAVVTLFLGWQATKLPVNASFEKMIPSSHPYIKNYFASRQSLRGMGNAIRISVENTRGDIYDREYLLALQKINDKVYLMPGVDRAWMRGLWTTSLRWTEITEEGYRGGPVMPDRWDGSPESMRQLQTNIARAGIIGNFVADNLKSTMIVVPLVEKNPETGEQLDYAEFSRRLESEVRSFDGPHVKVHIVGFAKLVGDLIDGLYDVMKYFALSVLIAAACVYTYTRCLRSTLLLVGSAMLGVVWLLGLLHLLGYVLDPYSILVPFLIFAIGLSHGAQKMNGIMQDVGRGTHKYVAARYTFRRLFLAGLTALLTNIVGFAVLVIIDIPAIRDMAITTSVGVTVLIFTKLVLIPVLLSYTGVNAAAARRSVRMEQAVPSGLAGMVRRGLIALCQRRYATVAILGAVALAAVAMVVRRDIQIGDLNPGAPELRADSRYNRDNAFITANYALSTDQFVVVIKTPPTECFGYDNLVESDRLGAALRQLDGVQTTLSLADGIRRGTSGLFEGNPKWQALSRNTTNRSQAFAIFQGDRPELADRTCAYTPLVAYLKDHKAATLTRVVDAVEQFAAQHNGPRREFQLAAGNAGIEAVTNIVVKKSFWTMHFVLYGAVILLCFVTFRSWRATVVAVIPLMLTSVMCEALMVWLNIGIKVAVLPVIAVGVGVGVDYALYLLSVQLSLQRQGATLAEAYARSLDFTGKIVGLVGVTMAAGVITWVWSPIKFQADMGILLTFMFLWNMIGALILIPALSRFLLCTRADKGGKPVAHAAAGLPVAAAKR
- a CDS encoding aldehyde dehydrogenase family protein gives rise to the protein MMHVKFLDGQVKQLLIDGRHVPARSGRCFDSINPANGKLLAQVAQGAAEDIDLAVQAARRAFEGAWSTFNPYDRQMALLRLADLVDAHADELGALDTLDMGGPVAYAASRRQRAVAMLRYYAGQATTVHGQTIDNSQPGDIFTYTVKEPLGVVGAIIPWNGPLFMAIWKIAPALAAGCTVVLKPAEQAPLSSLRLGELCLEAGIPPGVVNVVPGFGAAGAALAEHPDVDKITFTGSTEVGQKIIRASAGNIKRVTVELGGKSPNIVFADADLDAAVPGAAMAIFANSGQVCSAGSRLFVERPIYDEFVEKVAAFANRLRVGDPMDPATQMGPVVSHEQLERVVGYLGVGREQGARLAAGGARISEGALAAGYFVRPTVFADVRDDMRIAREEIFGPVVAALPFDDIEDVVRRGNATTFGLGSGIWTRSIGNAHRVAKGLKAGSVWVNCYQQMDPAMPFGGYKMSGYGREGGAAHVEEFMNTKAVWIKTA
- a CDS encoding 3-keto-5-aminohexanoate cleavage protein yields the protein MKPSDTPLVIEAAICPYRSAAPVWDQHGMVSEAQACLAAGAAIIHHHHDMRFDAGAATDEMLAMGKAVKASHPGALLYPDFLSGAAVQDWLGHVRPLALAGVLDLLPVDPGGAFSGQLDDDGLPVGANKTRFSFDDANHTLGLAHELNLPVAVGVSEPFNLRWALAQHAKGRLPAGSVIKLYFGGEYSLVKIGKRALNFGLPPNKPALDAYLSMLEGTGLAWSVGVLGDALLDTPLARYAVERGGHLRVGIEDAAGRTSLTNSETVAAAVALAGEVGRPVAQSAAAWAALGRPAAPARAAG
- a CDS encoding spinster family MFS transporter; protein product: MQLNEPLANTDRPAQEDRVPARNWYALLILTLISACHFLDRTMISIIVEPVRREFHLSDSQIGLMTGLAYGATFAIAGIPIGLLIDRMNRVRLLAALVAIWSGMTALAGFATNYLHLLITRMGVGASEAGGPPTSLSLISDLFPPSRRSTAVGYFFLATGMGAVTSVFIGGYMTAHFGWRTSMMVAGIPGIVLAVLCVLTVREPRRGATEAHRGRDNVKAASVSTVLRYVTGNAAMRNLVLGVCFAAGGVSTIAAWLPALMMRVHGFNIKEAGFSVALAAGIFSSVGSFIGGFLSDRLARANARRRMDLAMGSCLCAAAFAVLALNVKAGTPFLTLALLCATMMCIFVAFPAAYGNMLGLTAPNMRGTTSASMQVFSNLVGYGVGPLAVGMLSDLYSGASSLRLAIMTGAGVCLPLAALCFARSASACDRLLGRRPL
- a CDS encoding alpha/beta fold hydrolase, which gives rise to MAAIPRLDTIVPCSFTGAGGNRLAADAGGDPGAPGVLLLHGGGQTRHSWGQAQRDLIAAGYHVVSVDARGHGESDWVDAGEYTLAWQVADLRAIVRQMGGRPALVGASMGGVAALVACGRLPDLASALVLVDVAPRLEPEGVDQIHRFMHANPDGFASIDEAARAVAAYTPHRPRQPNPDGLRKNLRLRANGRWYWHWDPAHFAADRHAALAHMTECMLEAADRIAIPVLLVRGRQSDVVSEAGVAELRAHIPHLEYADIDGAGHMIAGDKNDAFNGAMLQFLERRFGAPAPAAGHP
- a CDS encoding AMP-binding protein gives rise to the protein MSSTTEITQAWTSTKQGTVNGVLRQAVQDFGNRMFLEFLGTEYSFADVDNHACRLANGLAALGVRQGDTVVTLLDTCPDAIFIWLAINKLGAISVPVNTALKGEFLRHQVGDAGAALVIADPDYAERVAAVAARLPDVRTLVVRGAIPALPRFGGAVVPWSGIFSDDASDPDVNVKPGDLAMLVYTGGTTGPSKGCMISHNYCYVFCQQMLRMTNRDASTHTWTPLPLFHMNAVCSTVMANMMVGARVSLYPRFSVSNFWPEIERTKATEVSILGAMFPMLANAPDNDAMKRCYGQLNAAWGAPFPPAIQAQWKERFGLRYTASGCFGLTECSLMTVLPYGTPAKPGSSGMRNEWFDIRIVDDNDNELPPGTPGELIVRPRMPGIMFDGYWKRPEETLKVMKNLWFHTGDIGKIDADGYFFFVDRKKDYLRRRGENISSFEVENAFRAHDAVEDVAAHAVLDKLGEDELKVTVILKDGAVLAEEELCRWAIDQLPYYAVPRYIEFRKEFPRSPVGKVQKFELRDEGVTPSTWDREKSTIVLKKR